One stretch of Niallia sp. XMNu-256 DNA includes these proteins:
- the murG gene encoding undecaprenyldiphospho-muramoylpentapeptide beta-N-acetylglucosaminyltransferase: MNIVVSGGGTGGHIYPALALIREIKKRTKDAKFLYIGTQKGLESKLVVRENIPFKSIHITGFKRSISLENVKTVTRFLKGVKDSKKMLKEFKADVVIGTGGYVCGPVVYAASKLGIPTIIHEQNSVPGLTNKFLSRYVDRIAVCFEEAKQYFPEKKVVLTGNPRASEVLNQDGNKGRLSVGLNKDQPAVLIVGGSRGAKPINEAVLKSLSTLGQKPYQILYVTGEVHYEEVKKEVDLVGNPENVVIKPFVHNMPEILAGTDLTVARAGATTLAELTSLGIPSILIPSPYVTNNHQEKNARALSDHHAAKLVLEKELSGKKLVEEIDKILLDKDKLLEMKNAARELGIQDASTRLYKLMKELVDHRQ, from the coding sequence ATGAATATTGTTGTAAGCGGTGGGGGAACAGGCGGACACATATATCCGGCATTAGCGCTTATCCGTGAAATAAAGAAGAGAACAAAGGATGCTAAATTCCTATATATTGGAACCCAAAAAGGACTTGAAAGTAAACTTGTTGTGAGAGAAAATATCCCTTTTAAGTCGATACATATAACCGGATTTAAAAGAAGTATTTCTTTAGAAAATGTTAAAACAGTAACTAGATTTTTAAAAGGAGTAAAAGACAGCAAAAAAATGCTAAAGGAATTCAAGGCAGATGTGGTGATAGGAACAGGTGGTTATGTATGTGGTCCTGTTGTTTATGCTGCATCTAAGCTAGGAATTCCAACCATTATCCATGAGCAAAATAGTGTACCGGGATTAACGAATAAATTCTTAAGTCGTTATGTGGATCGCATTGCTGTTTGTTTTGAGGAAGCCAAACAGTATTTTCCGGAAAAAAAAGTTGTTCTAACAGGGAATCCGCGCGCTTCTGAAGTATTAAATCAAGACGGCAATAAAGGAAGATTATCTGTAGGCTTGAACAAAGATCAGCCCGCCGTCTTAATTGTCGGAGGGAGCCGTGGAGCAAAGCCGATTAACGAGGCTGTATTGAAATCATTATCGACTCTTGGACAAAAACCATATCAAATATTATATGTTACTGGCGAAGTTCATTATGAGGAAGTCAAAAAAGAAGTGGATTTAGTTGGTAATCCGGAGAATGTCGTGATTAAGCCGTTTGTCCACAATATGCCAGAAATTCTAGCAGGAACAGACCTTACTGTGGCTCGGGCAGGGGCTACAACTTTAGCTGAACTTACTTCACTTGGAATTCCAAGTATTTTAATACCTAGTCCGTACGTTACGAATAATCACCAAGAAAAAAATGCTCGTGCCTTAAGTGATCATCACGCAGCGAAACTTGTGTTGGAAAAAGAGTTAAGCGGAAAGAAATTAGTTGAGGAAATTGACAAAATATTATTAGATAAAGATAAATTATTAGAAATGAAAAATGCAGCAAGAGAACTAGGGATACAGGATGCTTCCACTAGATTATATAAATTAATGAAGGAACTTGTTGATCATAGACAGTAG
- the spoVE gene encoding stage V sporulation protein E, with amino-acid sequence MPTKKTTPDIILMLLTFLLLAIGLIMVYSASAIWAEYKFDDSFFFAKRQLLFACVGIVGMFCIMNVDYWSWRTWSKVLVIICFVLLVLVLIPGIGNVRNGSRSWIGIGAFSIQPSEFMKLAMIVFLARFLSENQKYITSFKKGLAPSLGLVFLAFGMIMLQPDLGTGTVMVGTCVVMIFIAGARISHFVVLGLMGVAGFVALVLSAPYRIKRITSFLDPWEDPLGSGFQIIQSLYAIGPGGLFGLGLGESRQKFFYLPEPQTDFIFAILAEELGFIGGSLILLLFSLLLWRGIRIALGAPDLYGSFLAVGIIAMVAIQVMINIGVVTGLMPVTGITLPFLSYGGSSLTLMLMAIGVLLNISRYSRY; translated from the coding sequence TTGCCAACTAAAAAAACGACTCCTGATATTATTTTAATGTTATTGACTTTTTTACTTTTAGCAATTGGACTTATTATGGTATATAGTGCCAGTGCAATTTGGGCCGAATATAAATTTGACGATTCTTTTTTCTTTGCCAAACGTCAATTGCTATTTGCATGTGTTGGAATTGTTGGGATGTTTTGTATCATGAATGTAGATTACTGGTCATGGAGAACATGGTCTAAAGTATTAGTTATTATCTGCTTTGTCCTCCTTGTATTAGTGCTAATTCCGGGAATTGGAAATGTTCGAAACGGGTCAAGAAGTTGGATCGGAATAGGGGCTTTCTCCATTCAACCGTCTGAATTTATGAAATTAGCCATGATTGTTTTTTTAGCCAGGTTTTTATCTGAAAACCAAAAGTATATTACTTCTTTTAAAAAGGGTTTAGCGCCTTCGCTAGGTTTAGTGTTCCTAGCATTTGGGATGATTATGCTTCAACCGGACTTAGGGACAGGGACAGTAATGGTGGGGACTTGTGTGGTCATGATTTTTATCGCTGGAGCCAGAATTAGTCACTTTGTTGTACTTGGATTGATGGGTGTGGCAGGATTTGTTGCTCTTGTTTTGTCTGCTCCTTATCGGATTAAGCGGATCACATCGTTTCTTGACCCTTGGGAAGATCCCCTTGGAAGTGGATTCCAAATAATTCAATCACTATATGCGATTGGTCCTGGTGGTCTATTTGGGCTAGGCCTTGGGGAAAGTCGCCAGAAATTCTTCTATTTACCTGAGCCGCAAACCGACTTCATTTTTGCCATTTTAGCCGAAGAATTAGGCTTTATCGGTGGCTCATTAATCTTACTTTTATTTTCGCTTTTATTATGGCGAGGAATTCGGATTGCTTTAGGTGCACCTGATTTATATGGAAGCTTTCTGGCCGTTGGTATCATTGCAATGGTAGCGATCCAAGTGATGATTAATATTGGTGTTGTCACAGGACTTATGCCTGTAACAGGAATTACATTGCCGTTTTTAAGCTATGGAGGATCATCCCTAACTTTAATGCTGATGGCAATTGGGGTTTTATTAAATATTAGCCGGTATTCGCGCTATTAA
- the murD gene encoding UDP-N-acetylmuramoyl-L-alanine--D-glutamate ligase, whose product MKRISTYLHKKILVLGLAKSGVGAATLLHKLGAFVTVNDYQPLSRNPEAQKLLEQGITVICGEHPLELLEEGFELVVKNPGIPYHNPMVQKALDLNIPIITEVELAYQISEAPFIGITGTNGKTTTTTLIFEMLKEGNKSPLIAGNIGTVASEVAQMAKAEDNIVIELSSFQLMGTPSFRPKVAILTNIYDAHLDYHGTRLEYAKAKANITKNQTNDDYFIINNDQEIIREIAAKSKAKVIPFSVKKELSSGAYIKDGWISYNGEQIMSTADIRLPGEHNLENVLSAVAAAKITGVSNEAIFKVLNTFKGVKHRLQFVDEVQGRQFYNDSKATNILATKNALFAFDKPTILLAGGLDRGNEFDELIPAFKNVKAVITFGQTAVKLEKVAKEAGIKMIESVDNVGNAVPRAFSLSEPGDVILLSPACASWDQHKTFEERGDIFVEMVHKLK is encoded by the coding sequence GTGAAAAGGATTTCTACGTATCTTCATAAAAAAATATTAGTTTTAGGATTGGCAAAAAGCGGAGTGGGTGCCGCAACACTATTACATAAACTAGGTGCGTTTGTGACGGTTAATGATTATCAACCTTTATCACGAAATCCCGAAGCACAGAAGCTGCTAGAACAAGGAATAACTGTGATTTGTGGAGAACATCCTTTGGAGTTATTAGAGGAAGGATTTGAACTTGTTGTGAAGAACCCGGGAATTCCCTATCATAACCCGATGGTTCAAAAAGCACTAGATTTGAATATTCCAATCATTACTGAAGTTGAACTTGCTTATCAAATCTCAGAGGCACCGTTCATTGGAATTACTGGTACAAATGGGAAAACAACAACAACTACCCTTATCTTTGAAATGTTGAAAGAGGGGAATAAGTCCCCTCTGATCGCAGGAAACATTGGAACAGTAGCTTCAGAAGTAGCTCAAATGGCAAAGGCAGAAGATAATATTGTTATAGAGCTCTCTTCTTTTCAGTTAATGGGTACACCGAGTTTTCGTCCAAAAGTTGCTATTTTAACGAATATTTATGATGCACATTTAGATTATCATGGGACAAGACTAGAATACGCAAAAGCGAAAGCGAATATTACAAAAAACCAAACAAATGACGATTATTTTATTATAAATAATGATCAAGAAATCATAAGGGAAATTGCGGCGAAATCAAAAGCAAAGGTGATTCCATTCTCAGTAAAGAAAGAACTTTCATCTGGTGCTTATATAAAAGATGGATGGATCAGTTATAATGGAGAACAGATTATGAGCACCGCGGATATCCGCTTACCTGGAGAACATAATCTAGAAAATGTTTTATCTGCTGTTGCTGCAGCGAAGATAACTGGTGTTTCTAATGAAGCTATTTTTAAAGTATTAAATACATTTAAAGGTGTCAAACACCGACTTCAGTTTGTAGACGAAGTTCAAGGAAGACAGTTCTATAACGATTCTAAGGCAACAAATATTTTAGCTACGAAAAATGCTTTGTTTGCATTTGATAAGCCAACGATTTTACTTGCTGGAGGGTTAGATCGCGGAAATGAATTTGATGAGTTAATTCCTGCTTTCAAAAATGTAAAGGCAGTAATAACCTTTGGTCAGACCGCAGTCAAATTAGAGAAGGTGGCGAAAGAGGCAGGAATAAAAATGATTGAGAGTGTCGATAATGTTGGAAATGCCGTCCCTAGAGCCTTCAGTTTATCAGAACCGGGAGATGTAATTCTTTTATCCCCAGCGTGTGCAAGCTGGGATCAGCATAAAACTTTTGAAGAACGAGGAGACATTTTTGTGGAAATGGTGCATAAGCTTAAGTAA
- the mraY gene encoding phospho-N-acetylmuramoyl-pentapeptide-transferase, translating to MLEQVLFFTILLGFLITVLLSPIFIPFLRRLKFGQSIRDEGPKSHQKKTGTPTMGGIMILFSIIVTTLVMTEKFSEPTMTTYLLLFVTIGFGLLGFLDDFIKVVMKRNLGLTSLQKLIGQIIISVIFFIALKQIGFSTTIEIPLVNYSFDLGYFYALFIIFWLVGFSNAVNLTDGLDGLVSGTSAIAFGAFAVLAWSLSQFEVAIFSVAIVGAVLGFLVFNAHPAKVFMGDTGSLALGGAIAAIAIMTKLEIILLVIGGVFVIETLSVILQVISFKMTGKRIFRMSPLHHHYELLGWSEWKVVVTFWSAGLLFSIIGIYIEVWL from the coding sequence ATGTTAGAACAGGTATTATTCTTTACCATCCTACTAGGTTTTTTAATTACAGTTTTATTATCCCCCATTTTTATTCCTTTCTTGAGAAGATTGAAATTTGGACAAAGTATTCGTGATGAAGGTCCAAAATCTCACCAAAAGAAAACAGGGACCCCAACAATGGGTGGAATTATGATCCTTTTTTCGATTATAGTTACAACACTTGTTATGACTGAAAAATTCAGTGAACCGACGATGACAACGTACTTACTTTTATTTGTCACGATTGGTTTTGGCCTCCTTGGCTTTTTAGATGATTTTATTAAAGTGGTAATGAAACGAAATCTAGGCTTAACATCCTTACAGAAGTTAATCGGACAGATTATTATATCTGTTATATTTTTCATCGCTTTAAAGCAGATTGGTTTTTCAACAACGATTGAAATTCCATTAGTAAATTATTCATTTGACCTTGGATATTTTTATGCGTTGTTTATCATTTTTTGGTTAGTTGGATTTTCAAATGCTGTTAATCTAACGGATGGTCTAGACGGTCTTGTTTCAGGTACTTCTGCCATTGCATTTGGAGCCTTTGCGGTTTTAGCATGGAGTCTCTCGCAATTCGAGGTGGCGATCTTTTCGGTGGCTATTGTTGGTGCTGTTCTTGGATTTTTAGTATTTAACGCTCATCCGGCAAAAGTATTTATGGGCGATACTGGTTCATTAGCATTAGGAGGGGCAATAGCTGCAATTGCGATCATGACAAAACTAGAAATTATCCTCCTCGTTATTGGTGGTGTCTTTGTCATTGAGACTTTATCGGTTATCCTACAAGTTATTTCCTTTAAGATGACGGGGAAACGGATCTTTCGGATGAGTCCCTTGCACCATCACTATGAGTTATTAGGTTGGAGTGAATGGAAAGTTGTTGTTACTTTTTGGAGTGCTGGGCTGTTATTTTCAATAATTGGAATTTATATTGAGGTGTGGTTATAG
- a CDS encoding UDP-N-acetylmuramoyl-L-alanyl-D-glutamate--2,6-diaminopimelate ligase has product MKLHTLIHYLNPYLPIEGMDNPQISSIENNSQKVQPGSLFVCIKGYSVDGHEFAQSAVEKGAVAILAEKELPLNIPVIIVKDSKKAMALMADYFYAQPTQKLHLIGITGTNGKTTTSHLIDKIFTDKGEKTGLIGTMYSKIGDQRYETKNTTPESLTLQKMFKQMVDEEVTTAVMEVSSHALVEGRVQGCDYNIAVFTNLSQDHLDFHKTMSAYREAKGLLFAQLGNVYDVTKPKYAILNADDEVSDIYRQMTPARVITYGIDRDADFQAADIKMTAKGTSFELKCPLGTYKVEMNLIGKFNVYNVLASIAAAAVSNIPLQQAIKSIEDMEGISGRFEAVNAGQDFSVIVDYSHTPDSLENALKTIRQFAKKRIFVVVGCGGDRDRNKRPLMAKVACELASDPVFTADNPRTEDPQQILRDMESGVTGAAYQCIIDRKQAIQSVVNEATADDVILIAGKGHETYQIIGKDIFDFDDRKVAKMAIEERLKRC; this is encoded by the coding sequence TTGAAACTACATACTTTAATTCATTATTTAAATCCGTACTTACCGATCGAAGGTATGGATAATCCGCAAATTTCTAGCATTGAAAATAATAGTCAAAAAGTACAGCCAGGATCTCTATTTGTTTGTATAAAAGGGTATTCCGTAGATGGTCATGAATTTGCTCAAAGTGCGGTAGAAAAAGGGGCAGTTGCCATTTTAGCTGAAAAAGAACTCCCTTTAAATATTCCTGTTATTATTGTTAAAGACTCAAAAAAGGCAATGGCTCTTATGGCTGATTATTTTTATGCCCAGCCTACACAGAAATTACATTTAATAGGAATTACAGGTACAAATGGTAAAACAACAACGAGTCACTTAATCGATAAAATTTTTACTGATAAAGGGGAAAAAACAGGTTTAATCGGTACGATGTATTCCAAAATCGGAGATCAAAGATACGAAACTAAAAATACGACTCCTGAAAGTTTAACTTTGCAAAAAATGTTTAAACAAATGGTTGATGAAGAGGTAACAACAGCGGTAATGGAAGTTTCGTCTCATGCCTTAGTGGAGGGGAGAGTCCAAGGGTGTGACTATAATATAGCTGTTTTTACCAATCTATCTCAAGATCATTTAGATTTTCACAAAACAATGAGTGCCTATCGTGAGGCTAAAGGGTTGTTGTTTGCACAGCTTGGGAATGTTTACGATGTAACTAAACCAAAGTATGCGATTCTAAATGCAGATGATGAGGTAAGTGATATCTATCGCCAGATGACCCCTGCACGCGTGATCACATATGGAATTGATCGTGACGCCGATTTTCAAGCGGCCGACATAAAAATGACAGCAAAGGGTACATCCTTTGAATTAAAGTGTCCGCTAGGAACCTATAAAGTAGAAATGAATTTAATCGGTAAATTTAATGTTTATAATGTATTAGCAAGTATTGCAGCGGCTGCAGTTTCAAATATACCTCTACAACAAGCTATTAAATCCATTGAAGACATGGAAGGAATATCGGGTCGGTTTGAGGCTGTTAATGCAGGTCAAGACTTTTCGGTGATTGTTGATTACTCACACACACCTGACAGCTTAGAAAATGCATTAAAAACAATACGGCAATTTGCGAAAAAACGGATATTTGTTGTCGTTGGTTGTGGAGGCGACCGGGATAGAAATAAGCGCCCGTTAATGGCAAAGGTTGCCTGTGAGTTAGCTTCAGACCCAGTTTTTACTGCCGACAACCCACGAACAGAGGATCCGCAGCAAATTCTTCGAGATATGGAATCTGGTGTTACCGGAGCAGCTTATCAGTGTATTATTGATCGAAAGCAAGCCATCCAGTCTGTTGTTAACGAAGCAACTGCAGATGATGTAATTTTAATTGCAGGAAAAGGGCATGAGACTTATCAAATCATAGGGAAAGACATTTTTGATTTTGACGATCGTAAAGTTGCTAAAATGGCTATTGAGGAGAGATTAAAAAGATGCTAA
- a CDS encoding stage V sporulation protein D, with amino-acid sequence MRVSNVTVRKRLMTVLLVGIFIFFVIDMRLGYVQFLLGDDLTEKAKGLWSRNIPFEPKRGEIIDRNGVALATNISSPTVYVVPRQIKNPGEAAEKLASVLNMSTEKAYEYLTKKTSSVKIPEGRKISHEKAKEVRALEIEGVYIGEDSKRHYPFGNYLSHVLGFAGIDNQGLMGLELSYDKELSGEEGSVKFYANAKGERMNDMADDYEPPIDGLDLKLTIDSKIQTIMEREFDNAVATYQPDGLIGIAMNPNTGEILAMSSRPSFDPADFRHVDPDIYNRNLPIWSSYEPGSTFKIITLAAALEEGKVNLEKENFNDPGFVKVGGARLRCWKSGGHGAQSFLEVVQNSCNPGFVELGERLGKNTLFKYIKGFGFGQKTGIDLQGEAKGILFNLDRVGPVEQATTAFGQGVSVTPMQQVAAVSAAINGGTLYTPYVAKELIDPRTGEVVMKKEPKAKRQVISEETSKQIRYALETVVAHGSGGNAFVDGYRVGGKTGTAQKAQNGRYLENNHIVSFIGFAPADHPEIVVYVAVDNPKGTVQFGGVVAAPIVGNIIADSMRVLKVEPRKEQVEKELKWDDPVMVEVPDLVGITKKEIRELMVNLKIDSSGEGEVVVKQTPKPGVKLKEGSMIRLYFGDSQPINEE; translated from the coding sequence ATGCGTGTATCAAATGTAACTGTTAGAAAAAGGTTGATGACTGTTTTATTGGTGGGAATATTTATATTTTTTGTTATTGATATGCGCCTTGGTTATGTGCAATTTTTGCTTGGGGATGATTTAACAGAGAAAGCAAAAGGACTGTGGAGTCGTAATATTCCTTTTGAACCTAAAAGAGGTGAAATTATCGATCGTAATGGAGTTGCTTTAGCAACCAATATTAGTTCTCCGACAGTTTATGTTGTACCAAGGCAAATTAAAAATCCCGGTGAGGCTGCTGAAAAGTTAGCGTCAGTATTAAATATGTCAACGGAAAAAGCTTATGAGTACCTGACAAAAAAGACAAGCTCTGTAAAAATACCAGAGGGAAGGAAAATCTCACACGAAAAAGCAAAGGAAGTTCGGGCATTAGAAATTGAAGGGGTTTATATAGGAGAAGATTCGAAACGGCATTATCCCTTTGGAAATTATCTTTCACATGTTCTTGGGTTTGCTGGTATTGATAATCAAGGACTAATGGGATTAGAACTATCTTATGATAAAGAATTAAGTGGAGAAGAGGGTTCGGTTAAGTTCTATGCCAACGCCAAAGGCGAACGAATGAATGATATGGCCGATGATTATGAACCACCTATTGATGGTCTAGACTTAAAACTTACAATTGATTCAAAAATACAAACGATAATGGAACGTGAATTTGACAATGCAGTTGCTACATATCAGCCAGATGGATTGATTGGGATTGCGATGAATCCAAATACAGGGGAAATATTAGCGATGTCCTCAAGACCAAGTTTTGATCCAGCAGATTTTCGCCATGTTGACCCAGATATTTATAATCGAAACTTGCCGATTTGGAGTTCTTATGAACCAGGTTCAACGTTTAAGATTATCACGCTCGCTGCCGCCCTTGAAGAAGGGAAAGTCAATCTTGAGAAAGAAAACTTTAATGACCCAGGATTCGTTAAGGTAGGAGGAGCTAGATTACGGTGCTGGAAAAGCGGAGGTCATGGAGCACAGAGCTTCTTAGAAGTAGTTCAAAATTCATGTAACCCTGGTTTTGTTGAACTTGGAGAGAGACTCGGAAAGAATACGTTATTTAAATATATTAAAGGTTTTGGTTTTGGGCAGAAAACGGGGATAGACCTTCAAGGAGAGGCTAAGGGGATTTTATTTAATCTAGACCGGGTTGGACCAGTTGAACAAGCTACAACAGCTTTTGGCCAGGGAGTTTCTGTTACACCAATGCAACAAGTGGCAGCTGTTTCAGCAGCAATCAATGGTGGAACACTCTATACTCCATATGTGGCAAAGGAATTGATTGACCCAAGGACGGGTGAAGTTGTCATGAAGAAAGAACCGAAAGCAAAAAGGCAGGTAATTTCTGAGGAAACGTCAAAACAAATAAGGTATGCTTTAGAAACAGTTGTGGCCCATGGAAGTGGGGGAAATGCATTTGTTGACGGATATCGTGTAGGTGGAAAAACAGGAACAGCTCAAAAAGCTCAAAATGGCCGTTACTTAGAGAATAATCATATCGTTTCATTTATTGGGTTTGCACCTGCTGATCATCCAGAAATTGTTGTTTATGTTGCTGTCGACAATCCAAAAGGTACCGTTCAATTTGGTGGAGTAGTAGCCGCTCCGATTGTAGGGAATATTATCGCTGATAGTATGCGTGTTCTCAAAGTAGAGCCGAGAAAGGAACAAGTAGAAAAAGAATTAAAATGGGATGACCCCGTGATGGTAGAGGTTCCAGACCTTGTGGGAATTACTAAAAAGGAAATCCGCGAGTTAATGGTCAACTTAAAAATTGATTCGAGTGGTGAAGGGGAAGTTGTTGTCAAACAAACACCAAAGCCAGGGGTAAAATTAAAAGAAGGATCAATGATTCGATTATATTTTGGTGATTCTCAACCAATAAATGAGGAATAA
- a CDS encoding penicillin-binding protein, with the protein MIKKQRNINLGAAALFALFSLLFFVLFLRFLIIQTTGEVKGQTLAAKAEQMYSESAKIDAKRGTIYDNNGEVIAEDRSSYSLIAILSEKMSPDPEKPNHVVDLEKTASELAKFIDLPKSDIYKILKTGKDNNRFQVEFGSAGRDISLEAKEKIEDLKLPGISFSRSMKRFYPNGVFASHVIGYTENKLNEDKKNETVGMMGIEKSLNSILTGKDGSYQFESDIWGFLLPNGEEKITPAQDGKSVYLTLDQRIQIMLEDTLNKVDQEYNPKKMVAIVANAKTGEILGMGQRPTFNPETKEGLEGSWYNEAIELPFEPGSTMKIFTLAAAVEEGVFNPNEQFMSGQYVIDQKSTPISDHNGGRGWGTISYLEGVQRSSNVLFTMLANEKLGFDKLEAYLKSFGITKLTGIDLPNEKPGKFLYNYPREKATTAYGQGTTVTPIQLVQGATAIANDGKMMQTHVIDKVIDPDTGKTIKDTKPEVIGKPISEETAAIVRDYLGTVITGEHGTGKRYAIDGYEVAGKTGTAQIPSKSGGYLRGPTSYVYSFIGMAPKDDPELIVYVSVQEPDSLNYGDGSKAVSEIFKPVMKNSLQYLQVEPSDNKTVTKVTNPDLEGQSVQEAKQELSRQGLEAIVIGNGSKVTSQIPAKSEVLMPGEKVVLKTDGDLIAPDMTGWSLRDVMKVAKAANMKLNSVGNGFVVKQNFKPGSMMREEEFLIVDLDKPGVITQEPIENSEIEEEQTEKETVETSNEGLDETP; encoded by the coding sequence ATGATCAAAAAACAGAGAAATATTAATTTAGGAGCAGCGGCATTATTTGCACTATTTAGCCTGCTCTTTTTTGTCTTATTTCTCCGTTTTCTAATCATCCAGACAACGGGGGAAGTAAAAGGACAAACGTTAGCTGCAAAAGCAGAACAAATGTATTCCGAATCGGCGAAGATTGATGCAAAACGTGGGACAATCTATGACAATAATGGGGAAGTAATTGCAGAAGACCGTAGTTCATATAGCTTAATCGCGATTTTATCAGAAAAAATGTCGCCTGATCCAGAAAAACCAAATCATGTTGTAGATCTTGAGAAAACAGCTTCAGAATTAGCAAAATTTATTGATCTTCCAAAATCTGATATTTATAAAATTCTTAAAACAGGTAAGGATAATAATAGATTCCAAGTTGAATTTGGCTCAGCAGGTAGAGATATCTCATTAGAAGCAAAAGAAAAAATAGAAGATTTGAAGCTTCCTGGCATTTCCTTTTCAAGGAGTATGAAAAGGTTTTATCCAAATGGTGTTTTCGCATCACATGTAATTGGGTATACGGAAAATAAACTCAATGAAGACAAGAAAAATGAAACGGTTGGGATGATGGGAATCGAGAAAAGTTTGAATTCAATATTAACAGGCAAGGATGGTTCCTACCAATTTGAAAGTGATATTTGGGGATTTTTACTTCCTAATGGGGAGGAAAAGATTACTCCTGCACAGGATGGTAAAAGTGTTTATTTGACCCTTGATCAAAGAATTCAAATCATGCTTGAAGATACTTTAAATAAAGTCGATCAAGAGTATAATCCGAAAAAAATGGTTGCCATTGTCGCAAATGCTAAGACCGGGGAAATTCTTGGAATGGGGCAGCGACCAACCTTTAATCCAGAAACAAAAGAAGGGCTTGAAGGAAGTTGGTATAACGAAGCCATTGAACTGCCTTTTGAACCTGGATCGACAATGAAGATTTTCACCCTTGCTGCAGCTGTTGAAGAAGGGGTTTTTAATCCGAATGAACAATTTATGTCAGGTCAATATGTAATTGATCAAAAATCAACGCCTATATCAGACCACAACGGTGGAAGAGGCTGGGGAACCATTTCCTATTTAGAAGGTGTACAGAGATCTTCAAATGTTTTGTTTACGATGCTGGCAAATGAAAAGCTTGGGTTTGATAAGCTAGAAGCTTATTTAAAGAGTTTTGGTATCACTAAACTAACTGGAATTGATCTACCTAACGAAAAGCCAGGTAAATTCCTTTATAATTATCCAAGGGAAAAGGCAACAACAGCGTATGGGCAAGGAACGACTGTAACACCCATACAGCTAGTTCAAGGCGCAACAGCTATTGCCAATGATGGAAAGATGATGCAGACCCATGTAATTGATAAAGTCATAGATCCTGATACGGGAAAAACAATTAAAGATACGAAACCTGAAGTGATCGGAAAGCCGATTTCAGAAGAAACAGCAGCAATTGTACGAGATTACCTGGGAACAGTCATAACAGGAGAACATGGTACAGGTAAAAGATATGCTATAGATGGTTATGAAGTTGCTGGAAAAACAGGGACTGCGCAAATCCCTAGTAAAAGTGGCGGGTATTTAAGAGGACCTACAAGTTATGTCTATTCCTTTATTGGGATGGCTCCTAAAGATGATCCAGAATTAATTGTGTATGTATCGGTTCAAGAACCAGATAGTCTCAATTATGGTGATGGATCAAAAGCAGTCTCAGAAATTTTTAAACCAGTAATGAAAAATAGTCTTCAGTATTTACAAGTTGAACCAAGTGATAATAAAACAGTAACAAAGGTAACAAACCCTGATTTAGAAGGACAATCTGTACAAGAGGCAAAACAAGAATTATCCCGGCAAGGCTTAGAAGCCATTGTGATTGGAAATGGTTCTAAAGTGACAAGTCAGATTCCGGCAAAAAGTGAGGTTCTGATGCCAGGTGAAAAAGTAGTCTTGAAAACAGATGGAGACCTAATTGCACCTGATATGACTGGTTGGTCGTTAAGGGATGTCATGAAGGTTGCAAAAGCAGCTAATATGAAACTAAATTCTGTTGGTAATGGATTTGTTGTTAAGCAGAATTTCAAGCCAGGTTCAATGATGAGAGAAGAGGAATTTTTGATTGTCGATTTAGATAAACCAGGTGTGATTACCCAAGAGCCTATTGAAAATAGCGAGATTGAGGAAGAACAAACTGAAAAAGAGACCGTTGAAACTTCAAATGAAGGTCTGGATGAAACACCTTAG
- the ftsL gene encoding cell division protein FtsL, which translates to MANLARQLRQEQQQQTVKAPKKKHLHRKGLSPGEKILGLVFGAFVCIGSTQIISNQSDIYQLNKGIQLTEREIQTQQKSISDLTVQVNELSQYNRIKEKARELGLQLNEQNVKVVQD; encoded by the coding sequence ATGGCCAATTTAGCACGACAGCTTCGACAAGAGCAGCAACAACAAACAGTAAAAGCCCCGAAAAAAAAGCATCTACATAGAAAAGGACTCTCACCAGGGGAGAAAATATTAGGACTTGTGTTTGGAGCATTCGTTTGTATTGGCTCGACCCAAATTATCTCCAATCAGTCAGACATATATCAATTAAACAAAGGCATTCAATTAACAGAGAGGGAAATACAAACACAGCAAAAATCAATTAGCGATTTAACCGTCCAAGTAAATGAGCTAAGTCAGTATAATCGAATTAAAGAAAAGGCTCGGGAATTAGGGCTCCAATTAAATGAACAAAATGTTAAGGTTGTGCAAGATTAA